In a single window of the Nitrospirota bacterium genome:
- a CDS encoding tripartite tricarboxylate transporter permease — protein sequence MLEGITGVLGNLSNVFTFYNMVILLAGVLGGLVLGALPGISPTLAVALLVPFTFYMNPLSGLILLGAVYMASVAGGAISAILINVPGAPANIATMLDGYPMAKAGKARSALYTCFISSFMGGIFGMAVMILLTFPLAEFALRFRSVEIFWTAILGMTVVAGLGSGSVVKSLVAAAFGVWLSTIGPNPTTGEFRFVFHDALAGGINIIPALIGLFAIPQVFTLIENFGTERSGVRVEDEKGGLWRTFRKTAGMFRVQGMGAVIGSVIGLIPGVGGQVAGIVSYDQVKKYSRNPEKYGTGIAEGVAAAESANNAMVGPSLVPLLTLSIPGSPTAAVLLGGLLIHGIFPGPDLFRLHGNIVHSFIGSLLLAQFVMLVFGLGLSRYSGWIMKVDDMYMAASIIVLAVFGTYSVNNNFNEVLIMFAVGFLMYLGGRVGFSAAPVVMGLILGRIAENAFLKSMLIARAGEGMLKYFFTGWINVVIILLCVASLLFGVQGMIKGRVRKGRTVRDLHVSCVVLAFSLLVYFYGLNVRDPLSAIFPAATLLIMAGLAAVALLQSLYSLLKGKEEEESEPPLPMARIIGAITLVVLYFVALTSLGFYFSSFVFYFIFITVLMFRMFRKKDFLSPVLSRAFVAAAFVSVLYILFNVILNASPPKGLII from the coding sequence ATGCTCGAGGGGATAACGGGTGTCTTAGGCAACCTGTCCAACGTCTTCACCTTCTATAACATGGTGATCCTCCTGGCCGGGGTGCTGGGAGGCCTTGTACTGGGTGCGCTGCCCGGCATCAGCCCCACTCTGGCGGTCGCCCTGCTCGTGCCTTTTACTTTCTACATGAACCCCCTCAGCGGCCTCATCCTGCTCGGCGCCGTGTACATGGCATCGGTTGCGGGCGGTGCGATATCGGCCATCCTCATTAATGTGCCGGGAGCCCCCGCCAATATCGCAACCATGCTGGACGGCTACCCCATGGCCAAAGCCGGGAAGGCCAGGTCCGCCCTGTACACCTGTTTCATAAGCTCCTTCATGGGCGGCATCTTCGGCATGGCCGTCATGATACTCCTTACGTTTCCCCTGGCGGAATTCGCTTTGAGGTTCCGGTCGGTGGAGATTTTCTGGACCGCCATCCTCGGCATGACGGTGGTGGCCGGGCTGGGCTCGGGCAGCGTGGTCAAGTCCCTCGTTGCCGCGGCCTTCGGCGTGTGGCTCAGCACGATAGGGCCGAACCCGACGACCGGGGAATTCCGGTTCGTCTTCCACGACGCCCTGGCGGGTGGAATAAACATAATCCCCGCGCTCATCGGCCTCTTCGCCATCCCGCAGGTATTTACGCTCATCGAGAACTTCGGCACGGAAAGGTCCGGCGTGCGCGTGGAGGACGAGAAGGGCGGCCTGTGGAGAACGTTCCGGAAAACCGCCGGGATGTTCCGGGTTCAGGGCATGGGTGCGGTCATCGGGTCGGTCATCGGGCTCATTCCCGGCGTGGGCGGGCAGGTCGCCGGAATAGTCTCTTATGACCAGGTCAAAAAGTACTCCCGCAACCCCGAAAAGTACGGCACGGGCATAGCAGAGGGCGTGGCGGCCGCAGAGAGCGCCAACAATGCCATGGTGGGCCCGTCGCTGGTGCCGCTTCTGACCCTGAGCATCCCGGGCAGCCCGACGGCGGCCGTCCTTCTCGGCGGCCTGCTCATCCACGGAATATTTCCGGGGCCGGACCTTTTCCGCCTGCACGGAAATATCGTGCATTCATTCATAGGCAGCCTTCTTCTGGCGCAATTCGTCATGCTCGTCTTCGGCTTGGGGCTTTCGCGGTATTCCGGCTGGATAATGAAGGTCGACGACATGTACATGGCCGCCTCCATCATCGTCCTGGCTGTCTTCGGCACATACAGCGTGAACAACAATTTCAACGAAGTCCTGATCATGTTCGCGGTGGGGTTCCTGATGTATCTGGGAGGCAGGGTGGGATTTTCCGCCGCACCGGTGGTGATGGGGCTGATACTGGGAAGGATAGCCGAGAACGCCTTCCTCAAAAGCATGCTGATAGCTCGTGCCGGAGAGGGCATGCTGAAGTATTTCTTCACCGGATGGATAAACGTGGTCATCATACTCTTGTGCGTTGCGTCCCTGCTGTTCGGCGTTCAGGGGATGATAAAGGGCAGGGTGCGGAAGGGCAGAACCGTGAGGGACCTGCACGTTTCGTGCGTCGTCCTGGCGTTTTCCCTGCTGGTCTATTTTTACGGTTTGAACGTCAGGGACCCCCTTTCGGCCATATTTCCCGCAGCCACCCTTCTCATAATGGCGGGCCTTGCGGCCGTCGCACTGCTTCAATCCTTGTATTCCCTGCTGAAAGGGAAAGAAGAGGAAGAGAGTGAGCCCCCCTTGCCCATGGCCCGGATAATCGGCGCCATCACCCTGGTCGTCCTGTATTTCGTCGCCCTTACCTCTCTGGGCTTTTACTTCAGTTCGTTCGTTTTTTACTTCATTTTCATCACCGTCCTCATGTTCAGGATGTTCAGGAAAAAGGACTTCCTGAGTCCCGTCCTGAGCCGGGCGTTCGTGGCCGCCGCTTTCGTTTCGGTGCTTTACATTCTTTTCAACGTCATCCTGAATGCTTCTCCGCCCAAGGGGCTGATAATATAG
- a CDS encoding FAD-dependent oxidoreductase yields MRSSACSTIVKRMAGCQRACPVHVDVPRYIRAIASGDYAESLAVIRESIPFPSVCGYACFAPCESFCGRGQFDERLAIRALKRVAAERGGQSWRDGLRTEKPTGRKVAVVGAGPSGLTAAYFLALKGHDVTVFESRSEPGGMMRWAIPRYRLPRETLDDEIETIRSLGVKILTDVTIESVSDLRKGGFDAVYLACGAQKGSRAGVPGEEREGVMDALSFLERVSSGSPASVGRSVCVIGGGNAAIDAARSALRLGAEKVKIYYRRGEKEMPASPEEVEAAREEGVELNFLVAPGRIEKQDTKLKVVFDCMELGPPDSSGRARPVCKPGHESSETFDTVVVAVGQELAPGRIGVKLDERGFILAGEDLSTDEEGVFAGGDAVSGPSSIIEAIATGRRAASSMDAYLGGNGDVHFPLASPEQEEAPEPASASEAVRLMNLPAGSRTSGFEVVEQTLKDYVAREEARRCLSCDRREFEVLLDPEACKECGYCRAVCRMGVFEAGSEFNKKGYRPFKVVNPQNCVGCMKCFYTCPDFCIEVKGANSG; encoded by the coding sequence GCAGCGCGTGCAGTACCATTGTCAAGAGGATGGCGGGATGCCAGAGGGCCTGTCCGGTCCACGTGGACGTCCCGCGCTACATACGGGCAATCGCCTCCGGCGACTACGCCGAATCCCTTGCCGTCATCCGGGAGTCCATACCCTTTCCATCCGTATGCGGGTACGCCTGTTTTGCGCCCTGTGAGAGTTTCTGCGGCAGGGGGCAATTTGACGAGCGGCTGGCAATACGTGCCTTGAAAAGGGTGGCTGCCGAAAGGGGAGGGCAAAGCTGGCGCGACGGCCTTCGGACGGAAAAACCCACCGGCAGGAAGGTCGCCGTGGTGGGGGCGGGGCCAAGCGGGCTCACGGCCGCTTATTTCCTTGCCCTCAAGGGGCACGACGTGACGGTCTTTGAAAGCAGGAGCGAACCGGGCGGCATGATGCGGTGGGCCATACCCCGCTACAGGCTGCCGCGGGAGACACTGGATGACGAAATCGAGACCATCCGGTCCCTGGGAGTGAAAATATTGACGGACGTCACCATCGAATCCGTTTCGGATCTCAGGAAGGGCGGCTTTGATGCCGTCTACCTTGCCTGCGGCGCCCAGAAGGGCAGCAGGGCCGGGGTTCCGGGAGAAGAGAGGGAAGGCGTCATGGACGCCCTTTCCTTTCTGGAGAGGGTAAGCAGTGGCTCGCCTGCTTCAGTCGGAAGAAGCGTCTGTGTTATCGGCGGGGGCAACGCCGCGATTGACGCGGCACGGAGTGCACTGAGGCTCGGAGCGGAAAAGGTGAAGATATATTACCGCCGGGGCGAGAAGGAGATGCCCGCGAGCCCGGAGGAGGTGGAGGCCGCTCGGGAGGAAGGGGTGGAGCTGAACTTCCTCGTCGCGCCCGGCAGGATAGAGAAGCAGGACACAAAACTGAAGGTGGTCTTCGACTGCATGGAGCTGGGGCCGCCGGATTCGTCCGGACGGGCAAGGCCCGTCTGCAAGCCCGGCCATGAGAGCAGCGAGACCTTTGACACCGTGGTCGTCGCCGTGGGGCAGGAGCTTGCTCCCGGAAGAATCGGCGTCAAGCTCGACGAGAGGGGCTTCATACTGGCCGGAGAGGACCTTTCCACGGACGAGGAGGGCGTCTTCGCCGGAGGGGACGCGGTGAGCGGACCGTCGTCCATCATAGAGGCCATAGCCACGGGCCGCCGGGCGGCTTCTTCAATGGATGCGTACCTCGGCGGAAACGGCGACGTCCATTTTCCGCTGGCCTCCCCGGAGCAAGAGGAGGCCCCGGAGCCGGCATCGGCGTCCGAGGCCGTGCGGCTTATGAACCTGCCCGCCGGCAGCCGGACGAGCGGTTTCGAGGTTGTGGAACAGACGCTCAAGGACTATGTGGCCCGCGAGGAGGCCAGGCGGTGCCTTTCGTGCGACCGGAGGGAATTCGAGGTCCTGCTGGACCCCGAGGCCTGCAAGGAATGCGGCTACTGCCGGGCCGTATGCCGGATGGGGGTCTTTGAGGCGGGCAGCGAGTTCAACAAGAAAGGATACCGGCCGTTCAAGGTCGTCAATCCGCAGAACTGTGTCGGGTGCATGAAGTGTTTTTACACCTGCCCGGATTTCTGCATCGAGGTTAAAGGAGCCAACAGCGGATGA
- a CDS encoding tripartite tricarboxylate transporter substrate binding protein, with amino-acid sequence MRTRIVGIGQVVLAVLLVFGLAAPALAGQYPDEPVKLYVSYSPGGATDFQARIVTMKAQDYLGQPIVVINKPGGGGMVGWNWFVTSAKDDGYELVAYNIPHFIAQSIVYPKKAKYNINNMEPVANWGTDPAVLVVPKDSPFNSVSDLVDYAKKNPGKLTVSGAGLYVGHHIALLQLEKATGMKARYVPYKGGAPALLGVISGEVKAGFNNLSDAYRSRDRLKILAVADLERDSFLPDTPTFLELGFNVDDTSNNRRGIAAPKGTPPELLEKLSTDFVKMFNDKKIQSKMKQTGCGLKVMGRDDLRKEWQRVQDTLTVVLKGLRAD; translated from the coding sequence ATGAGAACCAGGATAGTGGGAATCGGGCAGGTCGTGCTCGCGGTGTTGCTCGTGTTCGGGCTCGCTGCTCCGGCGTTGGCCGGACAGTACCCGGACGAACCGGTGAAGCTGTACGTTTCGTACTCTCCGGGCGGGGCCACGGATTTTCAGGCCCGGATAGTCACCATGAAGGCGCAGGATTACCTGGGCCAGCCCATAGTGGTGATAAACAAGCCCGGCGGCGGGGGCATGGTCGGCTGGAACTGGTTCGTCACCTCCGCCAAGGACGACGGGTATGAGCTGGTGGCCTATAACATACCGCACTTCATCGCCCAGTCCATCGTGTACCCGAAAAAGGCGAAGTACAACATCAACAACATGGAGCCGGTGGCCAACTGGGGGACCGACCCCGCCGTTCTGGTCGTGCCCAAGGACAGCCCGTTCAACTCGGTGTCCGACCTGGTGGACTATGCCAAGAAGAACCCCGGCAAGCTCACCGTATCGGGCGCCGGCCTGTACGTCGGCCACCACATAGCCCTCCTTCAGCTTGAGAAGGCGACCGGGATGAAGGCTCGTTACGTGCCTTACAAGGGCGGGGCGCCGGCCCTGCTCGGGGTCATCAGCGGCGAGGTCAAGGCGGGCTTCAACAATCTTTCCGACGCGTACAGAAGCAGGGACAGGCTGAAAATCCTGGCGGTAGCGGACCTGGAGAGAGACTCCTTCCTGCCGGATACGCCCACTTTCCTGGAACTGGGATTTAACGTCGACGACACCAGCAACAACCGCCGGGGCATAGCGGCGCCCAAGGGCACCCCGCCGGAGCTTCTGGAAAAACTTTCCACCGATTTTGTCAAGATGTTCAACGACAAGAAGATCCAGAGCAAGATGAAGCAGACCGGCTGCGGCCTCAAGGTGATGGGGCGCGACGACCTGAGAAAGGAGTGGCAGAGGGTCCAGGACACGCTGACAGTGGTCCTGAAGGGCCTGCGCGCAGACTAA
- a CDS encoding sulfite exporter TauE/SafE family protein: MGLLIGLGAGLFGGLLGIGGGFIMIPLMVRFMRVRQHVAHGTSLAVLVFIGLSGALSYALKGSLDIAAFLLLAATSVVTAYFGARVAHALPEQLLKRFFGAFLLFVAIFMLLKPHLWSAAFAPALRYRVVVLAHFRLGNVKARLIGQLVTGVIAGSFLGGTFAHLFPENALRSLFGIVLVWTAWRYLAPGRWVGEGGTNADK; encoded by the coding sequence TTGGGATTGTTGATTGGCCTTGGGGCGGGTCTGTTCGGCGGTTTGCTGGGCATAGGCGGGGGGTTCATAATGATTCCCCTGATGGTCAGGTTCATGAGGGTCCGCCAGCATGTTGCCCACGGCACGAGCCTGGCCGTTCTGGTTTTCATCGGCCTCTCCGGCGCGCTCTCCTATGCCCTGAAGGGCTCCCTCGATATTGCGGCCTTTTTGCTGCTTGCCGCCACCTCAGTGGTGACCGCTTATTTCGGAGCCAGGGTTGCTCATGCGCTGCCCGAGCAATTACTGAAGAGGTTCTTCGGCGCGTTTCTTCTATTCGTTGCCATTTTCATGCTCCTGAAACCCCATCTCTGGAGCGCGGCTTTCGCCCCGGCCCTGCGGTACAGGGTCGTCGTGCTTGCGCACTTTCGGCTGGGGAATGTGAAAGCGAGGTTAATAGGCCAGCTTGTCACGGGCGTGATTGCCGGGTCTTTTCTGGGAGGCACGTTCGCGCATTTGTTCCCGGAAAATGCGCTCCGGTCCTTGTTCGGCATCGTCCTTGTCTGGACGGCATGGAGATACCTGGCACCGGGCAGGTGGGTAGGGGAAGGCGGGACGAACGCGGACAAATGA
- a CDS encoding 2-oxoacid:acceptor oxidoreductase family protein, with product MKTRTEILASGFGGQGVVRLGQILGEAAVRQGYRVTMLKSHGTEMRGGYVRSQVVISTETIDSPIVESPDVFVALSLAAYNTFKHLMRDGMIIYDPAFVAVDESLGCVQHAVPAKDISVERFGRPVFANTVMLGVLASTVEVLDPQTVLESIFQVIPKFQDQNREAFMIGMTLLETAKKK from the coding sequence ATGAAAACGAGGACGGAAATCCTGGCCAGCGGCTTCGGCGGGCAGGGCGTGGTAAGGCTCGGCCAGATTCTGGGCGAGGCCGCCGTCAGGCAGGGCTACAGAGTCACGATGCTCAAGAGCCATGGGACCGAGATGAGGGGAGGATACGTGCGCAGCCAGGTCGTCATCTCCACCGAGACGATCGACAGCCCCATTGTGGAATCCCCGGATGTCTTCGTCGCGCTCTCCCTGGCTGCCTACAACACCTTCAAGCACCTTATGAGGGATGGAATGATAATCTACGACCCGGCTTTCGTTGCCGTGGACGAAAGCCTGGGCTGCGTTCAGCACGCCGTGCCGGCCAAGGACATCTCCGTGGAGAGGTTCGGCCGGCCGGTATTCGCCAACACTGTGATGCTCGGCGTTCTGGCCAGCACGGTCGAGGTGCTCGACCCGCAGACGGTCCTGGAGAGCATTTTCCAGGTCATCCCGAAATTCCAGGACCAGAACAGGGAAGCCTTCATGATAGGCATGACGTTGCTTGAGACGGCCAAAAAGAAGTAA
- a CDS encoding thiamine pyrophosphate-dependent enzyme, translating into MDYLANKYLRFRKTPSTACTGCGLGINHKAVLQAVYELGLEVEDVVWGTSIGCAGRQTFGMWKGDGFAGTHGRVYAIARGLRLALPPEKKIILTVGDGDAFGIGLLHLIHAARSNADLTVVVNDNLGYMSTGGQYGWTTPLGTRTDSSPYGMYEQNLVREGMDVLGVLQHAGATFLARHVSMDGSRATGSIKKAIQNKGLSLVHMIYPCPTNFGSRELGTRDALSIYNWIRERSAPLEKAGEDTLWATGVYHDASNSRPEFSEDILKNVEKIRRAAAV; encoded by the coding sequence ATGGACTATCTGGCAAACAAGTATCTGAGGTTCCGCAAGACGCCCAGCACCGCCTGCACCGGCTGCGGCCTGGGAATAAACCATAAGGCCGTGCTCCAGGCCGTATACGAGCTGGGCCTCGAGGTCGAGGACGTCGTCTGGGGCACGTCCATAGGATGCGCCGGACGGCAGACCTTCGGCATGTGGAAAGGGGACGGCTTCGCCGGAACGCACGGCCGCGTATATGCCATTGCCCGGGGGCTCAGGCTGGCGCTGCCCCCGGAGAAGAAGATAATCCTTACCGTTGGGGACGGGGACGCCTTCGGCATCGGCCTGCTGCACCTCATTCATGCCGCACGCTCCAACGCCGACCTGACGGTGGTTGTCAACGACAACCTGGGCTACATGTCCACCGGAGGACAGTACGGCTGGACCACGCCCCTGGGGACCAGGACGGACAGCAGCCCCTACGGGATGTATGAGCAGAACCTGGTTCGGGAGGGCATGGACGTCCTGGGTGTGCTCCAGCACGCCGGCGCCACCTTCCTGGCCCGGCACGTGTCGATGGACGGCTCCCGCGCCACGGGCAGCATCAAGAAGGCGATACAGAACAAGGGACTCTCGCTGGTCCATATGATATACCCGTGCCCCACGAACTTCGGAAGCCGGGAGCTGGGGACCAGGGACGCCCTCAGCATTTACAACTGGATACGTGAGAGGAGCGCTCCCCTGGAAAAGGCCGGCGAGGATACGCTCTGGGCCACGGGGGTCTATCACGACGCCAGCAACAGCAGGCCGGAATTCTCCGAAGACATATTGAAGAACGTAGAGAAAATCAGGAGGGCTGCCGCGGTATGA
- a CDS encoding 2-oxoglutarate ferredoxin oxidoreductase subunit alpha: MKRYLETGNFAITEGAILAGCRFFAGYPITPATELAEAMSLRLPQEGGIFIQGEDECAAMHLCIGAALGGYKAMTATSGPGYILYADPYGWAIGCEIPLVVVNSGRVGPVSGITGAPGQGEFYLTRYPTQGGNFETIVLAPNSAQETMYMTVKAFYLAERFRTPVTILADQLITDGFEDISVPENEGEMKEMGFEVYPRRVNNGPVFYPPTDEIDIPPVVLGKNTGALCSDWTPTEEGYDIEEVEAHHKHAYRLIYKVRNHRDLVEDLYEKTHMDDDPDLVVVSFGTPSRVVNTAVKKARAEGLNVGALRLRHIWPFPDELFSTPRKYLCVELNWDGQLVREVQRAAPKDAEVHFTGICGDLPSIADLLETFTKILQGKALERQGWKMEAW; this comes from the coding sequence ATGAAACGATATCTGGAGACGGGAAACTTTGCGATTACGGAAGGGGCGATACTTGCCGGCTGCCGCTTCTTTGCCGGCTATCCCATCACTCCGGCGACCGAGCTGGCCGAGGCGATGTCTTTGAGGCTGCCTCAGGAGGGCGGTATTTTCATACAGGGAGAGGACGAATGCGCGGCCATGCACCTGTGCATAGGGGCCGCCCTGGGCGGGTACAAGGCCATGACCGCTACCTCGGGGCCCGGCTATATTCTGTACGCCGACCCCTACGGGTGGGCCATCGGCTGTGAAATCCCCCTTGTCGTGGTCAACTCCGGGCGCGTGGGCCCGGTGAGCGGAATCACGGGAGCGCCCGGCCAGGGCGAGTTCTACCTCACCCGGTACCCTACCCAGGGGGGCAATTTCGAGACCATAGTGCTGGCCCCCAATTCGGCCCAGGAGACGATGTACATGACCGTGAAGGCCTTCTACCTGGCCGAGCGGTTCAGGACCCCGGTCACCATCCTCGCGGACCAGCTCATCACGGACGGCTTCGAGGACATTTCGGTTCCGGAAAACGAAGGCGAGATGAAGGAGATGGGGTTTGAGGTGTACCCGCGGAGGGTCAACAACGGGCCGGTTTTCTATCCCCCCACTGACGAAATCGACATTCCTCCGGTCGTCCTGGGCAAGAACACCGGGGCGCTCTGCTCCGACTGGACGCCGACCGAGGAGGGCTACGATATCGAAGAAGTAGAGGCCCACCACAAGCACGCCTACCGCCTGATTTACAAGGTGAGAAACCACAGGGACCTGGTGGAGGACCTCTATGAAAAGACGCATATGGATGACGACCCCGACTTGGTTGTCGTCTCCTTCGGCACGCCGTCCCGGGTGGTCAATACGGCGGTCAAGAAGGCCAGGGCGGAGGGGCTGAACGTCGGAGCGCTGAGGCTCAGGCATATCTGGCCTTTCCCCGACGAGCTGTTCTCCACCCCGAGGAAGTACCTGTGCGTGGAGCTGAACTGGGACGGCCAGCTGGTCAGGGAAGTGCAGAGGGCGGCGCCGAAGGACGCGGAGGTGCATTTCACAGGCATCTGCGGCGACCTGCCCTCCATTGCCGACCTGCTGGAGACGTTCACGAAGATTCTCCAAGGCAAGGCCCTGGAGCGCCAGGGCTGGAAGATGGAGGCCTGGTAA
- a CDS encoding putative zinc-binding protein, giving the protein MEKSNTVYTLEVTRTERTCPVGEKVGNRNLEEGKIPVLSCEGACIRGEIARLAANLVAKEEPYRRGCHGELFAVPHSALARWVKNSGKVVLIDGCFLGCHGRILENLLGKENLVRLDALSFYRKYTDRFDIDSVPEEERNATARKVADMVLAELKEQGCNEARPCIRAECGAAPQTEGACN; this is encoded by the coding sequence ATGGAAAAGTCAAACACCGTGTATACCCTTGAGGTTACAAGGACCGAAAGGACCTGCCCCGTGGGGGAGAAGGTCGGAAACAGAAATCTTGAGGAGGGGAAAATTCCCGTCCTCTCCTGCGAGGGAGCGTGCATACGGGGAGAAATCGCCCGTCTCGCGGCAAACCTCGTGGCAAAGGAAGAGCCCTACCGCCGTGGCTGTCACGGGGAATTGTTTGCGGTGCCCCATTCGGCCTTGGCCCGCTGGGTGAAGAACTCAGGGAAAGTCGTCCTCATCGACGGCTGCTTCCTGGGCTGCCACGGCAGAATTCTCGAAAATCTGCTCGGCAAGGAGAATCTGGTCAGGCTCGATGCCCTTTCCTTCTACAGAAAGTACACCGACCGTTTTGATATCGACTCTGTCCCTGAGGAAGAACGCAACGCGACGGCGCGGAAGGTGGCGGACATGGTCCTGGCTGAGTTGAAAGAGCAGGGGTGCAACGAGGCAAGGCCCTGCATCAGGGCCGAGTGCGGGGCCGCCCCCCAGACGGAGGGCGCCTGTAATTAG
- a CDS encoding SHOCT domain-containing protein, which translates to MFGSAFYGFSLWWIFPIIMVVFCIFMMRGRMGCMMGGRDTHDADSRGMEASDSAMDVLDKRYALGEINKEEYEDRKRTLTGHS; encoded by the coding sequence ATGTTCGGCTCGGCGTTCTACGGTTTCTCCCTTTGGTGGATATTCCCCATCATCATGGTCGTTTTCTGCATCTTCATGATGCGGGGCCGCATGGGCTGTATGATGGGCGGGCGCGATACCCATGACGCAGACAGCAGGGGCATGGAGGCTTCGGATTCGGCAATGGACGTGCTCGACAAGCGGTACGCCCTGGGGGAGATAAACAAGGAGGAGTACGAAGACAGAAAAAGGACCTTAACCGGGCACAGCTGA
- a CDS encoding long-chain fatty acid--CoA ligase, which produces MTKGVKGADHPWYKVWPGHLSRRFRYPRVPAGWLLERNLKKFADRTAVIFLDHESLEELERVTYGELFRRARALAAGLRELGVGKGNRVATLLPNSPAIITSYNAAWLAGAAITPCNIMAQEKELDYQLRDSAASVLIAAESMAELALSAAGRRGMRVIFAPTGERHRAKPPRGVLHFDDLLQVDKPLPEVEVNPAKDMAVLLYTGGTTGEPKGAMLTHRNIVANTIQFARWYRFREGRETTICTIPMSHSGGMSGVMNVPLFSGATLVVMKRFKAASVARSIEKYRATRFFGVPTMYIAILNDPEASVCDLSSLRACRTNAAPLPVAVKEAFDGRVGKEVLVEGYGLTETSPLTHANPLDRPVPGSIGIPLPDTDCKIVDPQTGEDLPACCEGELVIRGPQVMKGYWNKPKATSKAMAGGWFHTGDVARMDEDGYFYIVDRMKDMINCGGYKVWPREVEEVLYAHPGVKLVTVIGVQDDYYGEIVKAFVVPGNDGVTVGELVEFCKSKMARYKVPRVMEFRDSLPISPQGKVLRRVMREEVRSGGSCGACSVQGRDEED; this is translated from the coding sequence ATGACCAAAGGCGTAAAAGGGGCAGACCACCCCTGGTACAAGGTGTGGCCGGGCCATCTCTCCAGGAGGTTCAGATACCCGAGAGTGCCGGCCGGTTGGCTCCTCGAGCGCAATCTGAAGAAATTCGCCGACAGGACCGCCGTCATATTCCTCGACCACGAAAGCCTCGAGGAGCTGGAACGGGTCACCTACGGGGAACTTTTCAGAAGGGCACGGGCCCTGGCCGCGGGGCTCAGGGAGTTGGGGGTCGGCAAGGGAAACAGGGTTGCCACCCTCCTGCCCAACTCCCCCGCTATAATCACCAGTTATAACGCAGCCTGGCTTGCTGGGGCGGCGATAACCCCGTGCAACATCATGGCCCAGGAAAAGGAGCTCGATTACCAGCTCAGGGACTCCGCCGCCAGTGTGCTCATCGCCGCCGAAAGCATGGCGGAGCTCGCCCTGAGTGCCGCGGGCAGGCGCGGCATGAGGGTCATCTTCGCCCCCACGGGAGAGAGGCACAGGGCAAAGCCTCCCAGAGGGGTCCTTCACTTCGACGACCTCCTTCAGGTGGACAAGCCCCTGCCGGAAGTCGAGGTGAATCCCGCCAAAGACATGGCGGTCCTGCTCTACACGGGCGGGACGACGGGGGAGCCCAAAGGGGCCATGCTGACCCATCGCAACATAGTCGCCAACACGATACAGTTTGCCCGGTGGTACCGGTTCCGGGAAGGGCGGGAGACGACCATATGCACAATCCCCATGTCCCACAGCGGCGGCATGAGCGGGGTGATGAACGTTCCACTGTTTTCGGGGGCCACGCTCGTCGTGATGAAGAGGTTCAAGGCGGCCTCCGTGGCCAGGAGCATAGAGAAGTACAGGGCTACCCGCTTCTTCGGCGTGCCCACCATGTACATAGCCATTTTGAACGACCCTGAGGCCTCCGTGTGTGACCTGTCCTCGCTCCGCGCCTGCCGCACCAACGCCGCCCCCTTGCCGGTAGCCGTCAAAGAGGCGTTTGACGGCAGGGTGGGCAAGGAGGTCCTGGTGGAAGGCTACGGGCTGACGGAGACCAGCCCGCTGACGCACGCCAACCCGCTGGACAGGCCGGTACCGGGCTCCATAGGCATCCCGCTGCCCGATACGGACTGCAAGATAGTGGACCCGCAGACCGGGGAGGACCTGCCGGCGTGCTGCGAGGGGGAGCTCGTCATACGGGGCCCCCAGGTGATGAAGGGATACTGGAACAAGCCCAAGGCCACGAGCAAGGCCATGGCCGGCGGATGGTTTCATACGGGGGACGTGGCGCGGATGGACGAGGACGGGTACTTCTACATCGTCGACAGGATGAAGGACATGATAAATTGCGGCGGATACAAGGTATGGCCTCGCGAGGTCGAAGAAGTGCTCTACGCCCATCCCGGCGTGAAACTGGTAACGGTAATCGGCGTGCAGGACGACTACTACGGGGAAATCGTCAAGGCCTTCGTGGTGCCGGGCAACGACGGGGTTACCGTCGGGGAACTCGTGGAGTTTTGCAAGAGCAAAATGGCCAGGTACAAGGTGCCCAGGGTCATGGAGTTCAGGGATTCCCTGCCCATAAGCCCCCAGGGCAAGGTCCTGCGCAGGGTCATGCGGGAGGAGGTCCGCAGCGGCGGCAGCTGCGGGGCATGCAGTGTGCAGGGGAGGGACGAGGAGGATTGA